A single genomic interval of Alteromonas sp. CI.11.F.A3 harbors:
- a CDS encoding hybrid sensor histidine kinase/response regulator, translating to MKWVKSSFFGSIVVFSLLSIDAFASGGSESFHGRSVFAGTPAGVIWDIEVVDEAIFLAAENGVFQIVGQVSQKVSYNQSSSKTGIISDVAYEKGYLWVSEFGVGVFKYNLETGVSEQFVSHSSDLKSVWNLAITSDYLVFSLINGIYVVDRTTREIQHWADEISSKSLAGAYSLVSDNQTKVHAISEAYHIEIDLAGQSVKLNPLTKDYPKLSKLTAISYSGFKQYLGGPEGIYIIDEQKNTKNFYPFDSALTIRKPLSKIFIADDENIWIAAGGLYKVIGNTITAINWMNPIITSDAIHSIVAINKLRNGELILASTQLGVIAFSDSQKAVNYLSLNEVIYQKNIRSTGITTEGVGYIKDASNSYLLKTQNGSLSPHTFKAAKCLDSYEVKFEEIYLKERGEISFCSNPHNHIINLSDDKYYAYALTDDGWKYYLADLTSILDEFDAPPFLKSSIVLSSGELMGFDADSSIHIQLSKFNWKVLPPSETGWSRITCIIEFNNTYLVCSSGSGLNEIDSTTGDISKSKLLNNSDIRFVRAGLLSSNGNFWFTTNIGLFLYSTSDDNLYQLDSDNGIWDVDFDFGGIHELNDTIIIEGDRFAYSINEKAIIKSLSDANVAPQISFLKAEWFNEEGEVDSLYPIFSNSEFTIDSSYQTLDFSVASNSYVESYKHKLEFRILGYIEDWQTHNASSMNLAISDIGYGSFELQARVQSPYSNLEYPINSLHFKINPPFYLSHYAYFLYAILMIMCVYLYRKGYLKLVASMVINTSLVQKVLGRYGAEHKNKIEALAQNKIRLFSNVSHELRTPLQLIMSELGDSKKSDSEKEKLNITALVHNVQRMENLLDQVNTVDKLGTSTLENFRLYSVDDIKIIASSLDSLVKTKRQVLDVSTRGTGTISLLKGSLESIIGNLITNAVKFTENNGIIKFSAVFDEDNLTLSVRDNGKGIDESNHQEIFKRYKRIDPSPEATGEGIGLSLVKELVAMNQGEISVDSALGKGTKFIATFPIDDIQLLNSQNLDESTDSNWEDKPAILLVDDSRQLRNHLFKLFSSTYKCLVARDGKQALDILQTHKVNLVITDSYDAGYGWAELCGKIA from the coding sequence ATGAAATGGGTCAAGAGCTCGTTTTTTGGCTCAATTGTTGTTTTTTCGTTGCTAAGTATTGATGCTTTTGCATCAGGGGGAAGCGAAAGCTTCCACGGACGTAGTGTATTTGCGGGAACCCCTGCAGGTGTAATATGGGATATAGAGGTTGTTGATGAAGCTATATTCCTTGCTGCAGAAAATGGCGTTTTTCAGATTGTTGGACAAGTATCCCAAAAAGTTAGTTATAACCAGTCTAGTTCAAAGACGGGCATAATTTCTGATGTGGCTTATGAGAAAGGCTATCTTTGGGTAAGTGAATTTGGGGTTGGTGTTTTCAAATACAATCTAGAAACAGGAGTTTCAGAACAGTTTGTTTCTCATTCCTCAGATCTAAAAAGTGTTTGGAATTTAGCCATAACATCTGACTATTTAGTGTTTTCATTAATCAACGGTATATATGTTGTTGATAGAACGACGAGGGAAATACAACATTGGGCAGATGAAATTTCATCTAAATCTTTAGCTGGTGCCTATTCATTAGTTTCTGACAATCAAACTAAAGTACACGCGATTTCGGAAGCTTATCATATCGAGATAGATCTAGCTGGTCAGAGTGTGAAGCTAAACCCTTTAACAAAAGATTATCCCAAATTATCAAAGTTGACTGCTATTTCTTATTCTGGTTTCAAGCAATATCTTGGTGGGCCTGAAGGTATCTACATAATAGATGAGCAAAAAAACACGAAGAATTTTTATCCTTTTGATTCGGCTTTAACAATAAGAAAGCCACTGAGTAAAATTTTTATCGCTGACGATGAAAATATCTGGATTGCTGCAGGCGGGCTATACAAAGTTATTGGAAATACTATTACGGCGATTAATTGGATGAATCCAATTATCACATCAGATGCAATACACTCGATAGTAGCAATCAATAAACTAAGAAACGGAGAGTTGATTCTAGCATCAACACAATTAGGGGTGATTGCGTTTTCAGATTCTCAAAAGGCAGTTAACTATCTAAGTTTAAATGAAGTTATCTATCAAAAGAATATTAGATCAACAGGTATAACGACAGAGGGAGTTGGGTATATAAAAGATGCTAGTAATAGCTATTTGTTGAAAACCCAAAATGGCTCCTTAAGTCCCCACACTTTTAAAGCCGCGAAATGTCTAGATAGTTACGAAGTTAAATTTGAAGAAATTTATTTGAAAGAGAGAGGGGAAATAAGTTTTTGCTCAAACCCGCACAATCACATTATTAATTTAAGTGACGATAAATACTATGCTTATGCCCTCACAGATGATGGATGGAAATATTACCTAGCTGATTTAACCTCAATTTTAGATGAATTTGATGCGCCCCCATTTCTAAAAAGTTCTATTGTCTTATCTTCTGGCGAGCTAATGGGATTCGACGCGGACAGTTCCATACACATTCAGCTGTCTAAGTTTAATTGGAAGGTTTTGCCTCCCTCAGAGACAGGATGGAGCAGAATCACTTGCATCATAGAATTTAATAATACTTATTTGGTGTGCTCCTCTGGCAGTGGACTCAATGAAATTGATAGTACTACTGGTGACATTTCAAAAAGTAAATTACTAAATAATTCCGATATTAGATTTGTTCGAGCGGGGCTTTTAAGTAGCAATGGAAATTTCTGGTTTACTACAAATATTGGGCTCTTTCTTTATAGTACGAGTGACGACAATTTGTATCAATTAGATAGCGACAATGGTATTTGGGATGTCGACTTTGATTTCGGAGGAATTCACGAGCTAAATGATACTATCATTATCGAGGGGGATAGATTTGCTTATAGCATCAATGAGAAAGCAATTATCAAAAGTTTGAGTGATGCAAATGTTGCACCTCAAATATCTTTCCTCAAAGCCGAATGGTTCAATGAAGAGGGTGAAGTAGACTCCTTATATCCTATTTTTTCGAACTCTGAATTTACTATTGATAGCAGCTATCAGACACTTGATTTCAGTGTCGCATCAAATAGTTACGTGGAAAGCTACAAGCATAAACTAGAATTTAGAATACTCGGGTATATTGAAGATTGGCAAACTCATAACGCATCAAGTATGAATTTGGCTATTTCTGATATTGGCTATGGCAGTTTTGAATTGCAAGCTCGGGTACAGTCACCCTATAGCAACCTAGAATACCCCATCAATTCTCTGCATTTCAAAATAAATCCACCGTTCTACTTAAGTCACTACGCCTACTTTCTATATGCCATCCTTATGATTATGTGTGTTTATTTATATCGAAAAGGCTATCTAAAACTAGTGGCCTCTATGGTTATTAACACTTCACTGGTACAGAAGGTATTAGGTAGGTACGGTGCTGAGCATAAGAATAAAATAGAAGCATTAGCACAAAACAAAATTCGGCTTTTCAGTAATGTCTCGCACGAGCTTCGCACGCCACTGCAACTCATTATGAGCGAGTTAGGTGATTCGAAGAAAAGTGATTCAGAGAAAGAAAAGCTCAATATCACGGCGTTAGTCCACAATGTTCAAAGAATGGAAAACTTATTAGATCAAGTGAATACGGTAGACAAACTGGGTACTTCAACGCTAGAAAACTTTAGGTTGTACTCTGTAGATGATATTAAAATTATAGCTTCAAGTTTAGACTCATTAGTGAAAACAAAGCGCCAAGTACTCGATGTAAGTACACGAGGCACAGGCACTATTTCACTTTTAAAAGGTAGCTTAGAGTCGATTATTGGGAACCTCATTACTAACGCTGTTAAATTTACCGAAAACAATGGAATAATTAAATTTTCAGCCGTTTTTGACGAAGATAATCTAACACTTAGCGTTCGGGATAATGGGAAAGGCATCGATGAGTCTAACCACCAAGAAATTTTTAAGCGTTACAAAAGGATAGATCCATCTCCAGAAGCCACAGGCGAGGGAATTGGTTTGTCTTTAGTTAAAGAGTTGGTGGCTATGAATCAGGGCGAAATATCTGTCGACAGTGCGCTAGGCAAAGGTACCAAGTTTATAGCGACTTTCCCCATAGATGATATACAGCTTTTAAATAGTCAAAACTTAGATGAGAGTACTGATAGTAATTGGGAAGACAAGCCAGCTATCTTGTTAGTGGATGATAGCCGTCAACTTCGTAATCACCTTTTTAAGTTATTCTCTTCGACCTACAAATGCCTTGTGGCTAGAGACGGAAAGCAGGCTCTAGATATTCTACAGACTCACAAAGTTAACCTAGTCATAACCGATTCTTATGATGCCGGTTATGGGTGGGCTGAACTTTGTGGAAAAATTGCGTGA
- a CDS encoding DMT family transporter has protein sequence MGVFAALGTALCWAIAARLFRGTGNAFSPLTMNFWKGLISIAILAVVIAVVQPNAYETNAVLWLLLSGFIGIGIGDTCFFKALKSIGDSQAVLVAETLAPLFTALFAMAFIGEWITWQQWVGIAIVLLSVDMVIKARKRNTTHVFATSGYMYGVGAALCQAVGAVVSRDILGSGDIDAASAAFLRLVGGMLFVVPLIVITRTKWLPVLATNQRVWPAFVLATLLGTTAAIYLQMFAFAYAKAAVVQTLIATSALMSLGVAWVMGEKATKATLLWSVIALVGVGILVSFGTPL, from the coding sequence ATGGGTGTATTCGCAGCACTAGGTACGGCACTTTGTTGGGCAATAGCCGCCCGTTTGTTTCGCGGCACTGGCAACGCATTCTCCCCCCTTACCATGAATTTTTGGAAGGGCCTTATCTCTATTGCTATTTTGGCTGTCGTTATTGCGGTAGTGCAGCCAAACGCTTATGAAACCAATGCCGTACTTTGGCTACTACTAAGTGGTTTTATTGGCATTGGCATAGGCGACACTTGCTTTTTTAAGGCACTAAAATCGATAGGCGATAGCCAAGCGGTATTAGTAGCCGAAACCTTAGCGCCTTTATTTACTGCGCTTTTTGCCATGGCGTTTATTGGTGAATGGATAACTTGGCAACAGTGGGTAGGTATTGCGATCGTGTTATTGTCGGTCGACATGGTAATAAAGGCTCGTAAACGAAATACCACACATGTATTCGCTACTTCAGGCTATATGTATGGCGTTGGGGCTGCTTTATGCCAAGCCGTAGGTGCGGTTGTTAGCCGCGACATTTTAGGCAGTGGTGATATAGATGCCGCCAGTGCTGCCTTCTTGCGCTTGGTGGGGGGAATGTTGTTTGTAGTGCCGTTAATAGTGATCACCCGTACAAAATGGTTACCGGTATTAGCAACCAATCAACGGGTGTGGCCTGCCTTTGTACTTGCCACCTTATTGGGCACTACCGCCGCTATTTACCTTCAAATGTTTGCCTTTGCCTATGCCAAAGCTGCTGTGGTGCAAACCCTTATCGCCACCAGTGCATTGATGTCGTTGGGTGTTGCATGGGTAATGGGCGAAAAAGCCACTAAGGCTACACTATTATGGTCGGTTATTGCGTTGGTGGGCGTGGGTATTTTGGTAAGCTTCGGTACGCCGTTATAG
- a CDS encoding helix-turn-helix domain-containing protein, with product MEKLRDTDALNYLPIIVLTAKVDDESKERALQANVDCLLTKPIADEELMLRVRHLVALKRAPSNNLSSSDMNKSEDSCILLPELLSEKDMAFYLNFISVLEKNYQDEYFTRDKAADLLLISPRSLNRKLSELFDYNFSEFLSRFRIDKSKALLANGASVISVATSVGFAGPSYFSTTFKRIMGIPPKQYSSTLVEPHSSEHQV from the coding sequence GTGGAAAAATTGCGTGATACTGATGCTTTAAATTATTTACCCATTATTGTTTTAACGGCAAAAGTAGATGATGAATCAAAAGAAAGAGCCTTACAGGCGAATGTAGACTGTTTGCTCACTAAGCCTATCGCTGATGAAGAATTAATGCTCAGAGTAAGGCATCTTGTAGCATTAAAACGAGCCCCATCAAACAATCTCTCGTCGTCAGACATGAATAAAAGCGAAGACAGTTGTATTTTATTGCCAGAGCTTTTGTCAGAAAAAGATATGGCTTTTTACCTTAACTTTATCTCTGTTTTAGAAAAAAATTATCAAGATGAATATTTCACCAGAGATAAAGCTGCTGATTTATTGCTAATAAGCCCCAGAAGTTTAAACCGAAAGCTTTCAGAGCTATTTGACTACAACTTCAGCGAGTTTCTCTCGCGATTCAGAATAGACAAATCCAAAGCGCTACTAGCCAATGGTGCCTCCGTTATTTCGGTAGCTACAAGCGTAGGCTTTGCTGGACCGTCCTATTTTTCGACCACATTCAAACGCATCATGGGTATACCACCTAAACAGTACTCCAGCACATTAGTAGAACCTCATAGTTCAGAACATCAGGTCTAA
- a CDS encoding HAD-IA family hydrolase, translating into MDLSGIKGVIFDLDGTLVESSLNFTQMRADIGCPQDEDILTFIDNMPCEQDKAKANYAILQHELVDAQNAKWLPLGKQMVDKVLANNLPIAIVTRNCREATAIKIVNNRIPIEFVLTREDAPAKPDPTALLHIAQHWQLQPEDCLYVGDFIYDQLAAENAGMQWLLV; encoded by the coding sequence ATGGATTTAAGCGGTATTAAAGGTGTTATTTTTGATTTAGATGGCACCTTGGTTGAGTCTAGCCTTAACTTCACGCAAATGAGAGCAGACATAGGCTGCCCACAAGACGAAGACATTCTTACGTTTATCGACAATATGCCGTGCGAACAAGATAAAGCGAAAGCCAACTACGCCATATTGCAACATGAATTAGTTGATGCCCAAAACGCAAAATGGCTACCCCTTGGTAAGCAAATGGTAGATAAGGTACTTGCAAACAATTTACCCATCGCCATTGTAACCCGCAATTGCCGAGAGGCCACCGCTATTAAAATAGTTAATAACCGCATTCCCATAGAGTTTGTACTTACCCGAGAAGATGCTCCCGCTAAGCCAGACCCCACAGCACTGCTACATATAGCCCAACACTGGCAGCTACAACCCGAAGACTGCCTGTATGTGGGTGACTTTATTTACGACCAATTAGCTGCCGAAAATGCCGGTATGCAGTGGTTGTTGGTGTAG